From one Ignavibacteria bacterium genomic stretch:
- a CDS encoding methyltransferase domain-containing protein: MPHNAFDFHADEYDQWFADNPQLFESELRALKQLLPQGKKTLEVGIGSGIFAEQLGITDGIDPSEGMLTLARQRNLNVRKGVAEHLPYADASYDTVVFITSICFVEDPVIAMQEAFRVLKTGGVLVLAFLDRQHAFIAAVEAGKQESTFFRDAQFYSVGDVLVLIEQQGFRVTDIVQTLTNPSAPAPEDPIKGYGQGAFVVVRAEKLHTIAS; this comes from the coding sequence ATGCCACACAATGCCTTCGATTTCCATGCTGACGAGTACGATCAGTGGTTTGCTGATAACCCACAGTTGTTTGAATCTGAATTGAGGGCACTTAAACAGTTGCTTCCTCAGGGCAAGAAAACACTGGAAGTTGGTATTGGAAGCGGGATTTTTGCCGAGCAGTTGGGAATTACTGATGGCATAGATCCGTCGGAAGGCATGCTAACGCTGGCAAGGCAACGGAACCTGAACGTGCGTAAGGGTGTTGCCGAGCATTTACCGTATGCAGATGCCAGCTATGACACAGTGGTCTTTATTACATCCATCTGCTTTGTTGAAGACCCGGTTATTGCAATGCAAGAGGCTTTTCGCGTACTAAAGACGGGTGGTGTGCTGGTCCTGGCTTTTCTGGACAGACAACATGCTTTTATTGCGGCGGTGGAAGCAGGGAAACAGGAGAGCACGTTTTTTCGAGATGCTCAGTTCTATTCAGTGGGTGATGTTCTGGTGCTTATTGAGCAACAGGGGTTTAGGGTCACTGACATCGTTCAGACGCTTACCAATCCGTCGGCACCTGCACCTGAAGATCCGATAAAGGGTTATGGGCAGGGAGCCTTCGTGGTTGTTCGGGCAGAGAAACTGCACACTATCGCATCGTGA
- a CDS encoding formate/nitrite transporter family protein codes for MDSIKPSEIVKDLIHMGAYKSRLHAKDILIRGFLSGSLLGFATVLAYTAATQTGLGIIGALVFPVGFAMIILLGLELVTGNFATVPMAVWGKETSSISLVHSWMWAFLGNLLGSLFFCAMFWTYITDFGQIAVMPDVAHKVIAVAEGKTLFYKELGLSGIGIAIVKAILCNWMVTMGVVMGVSSSSALGKIVALWLPIFTFFALGLEHSVVNMFVIPTAMMLGSDISLSDWWLWNQIPVTLGNVIGGALLTGFPLIYTFLPKNITGVYTPGK; via the coding sequence ATGGATAGCATTAAACCGTCGGAAATCGTGAAAGACCTGATTCACATGGGAGCATATAAGTCCAGGTTACATGCAAAAGATATTTTAATCAGAGGCTTTCTGTCAGGATCCCTTCTTGGCTTTGCCACCGTGCTGGCATATACAGCTGCAACGCAAACCGGTTTAGGGATCATTGGCGCACTGGTTTTTCCGGTTGGATTTGCCATGATTATTCTTTTAGGGCTTGAACTGGTAACGGGCAACTTTGCAACAGTACCCATGGCGGTATGGGGTAAAGAAACTTCCAGTATAAGCCTTGTACACAGCTGGATGTGGGCATTTCTGGGTAATCTACTGGGCAGTTTGTTCTTTTGTGCAATGTTCTGGACGTATATTACTGACTTTGGGCAGATAGCGGTCATGCCCGACGTTGCTCACAAGGTAATCGCAGTTGCTGAGGGAAAGACGCTGTTCTATAAAGAACTGGGTTTGTCTGGTATAGGGATAGCGATTGTGAAAGCCATTCTGTGCAACTGGATGGTTACCATGGGTGTGGTGATGGGCGTTTCTTCCTCATCGGCTCTGGGCAAGATCGTGGCTCTATGGCTGCCCATTTTTACGTTTTTTGCACTGGGCTTAGAACACAGCGTGGTAAATATGTTCGTTATTCCAACAGCCATGATGTTAGGAAGCGATATTTCGCTGAGTGACTGGTGGTTGTGGAATCAGATTCCCGTTACACTTGGAAATGTCATTGGCGGCGCACTCCTTACTGGTTTCCCACTGATTTATACATTCCTGCCAAAGAATATTACCGGGGTCTATACGCCGGGGAAATAG
- a CDS encoding NAD(P)H-hydrate dehydratase — MNWVTTPQSSRIIDNEAIASGIAPSVLMETAAQGVVSHCADIPDGSAVVVLCGNGNNGGDGYAIARMLSTRCTVTIGAVPEPSTMSAETLENYHRALQLSIPVSIPDDVLAGTYDVVIDALIGTGGTADLREPISRWTRLVNSKKAYVLSVDVPTGLDSATGRRHPDTVRADTTITMETIKLGMLTAGGREVCGTIHVVPIGAPPGLARQHAIGSSLDTGDLRQLLPERRSGTHKYTYGHVLVVAGNRAMRGAAALCAEAALRTGAGVVTLATDHPHPLLPREIMVVPLNQAEQMLGKVTTIVAGPGFGTDEDRLGMLTRLLNNAHDIPRIIDADGLRCIPEMRGNMQNCILTPHPGEFNQLCDALGLEHASKSAEITSVVNTVRTLASHLGCTVHLKSVPPVTVSGSDVRFCSTGNPALATAGTGDVLAGMIAGLVAQGVLGIDAASLGAYLHGLTADVWVQSRAEESMLAGDVIRLLGTVMKNNNEKGK, encoded by the coding sequence ATGAATTGGGTAACTACACCACAAAGTTCTCGGATAATTGACAATGAGGCTATTGCTTCCGGTATTGCTCCATCAGTACTTATGGAAACAGCAGCACAGGGTGTGGTCTCACATTGTGCCGATATCCCGGATGGTAGTGCGGTAGTTGTTCTGTGCGGTAATGGCAATAACGGTGGCGATGGATATGCTATTGCCCGCATGCTGTCCACCCGCTGTACGGTTACCATTGGTGCCGTCCCGGAGCCGTCAACGATGTCGGCTGAAACTCTTGAGAACTACCACAGAGCCCTCCAGTTGTCTATTCCGGTTTCAATACCTGATGACGTTCTGGCCGGAACGTATGACGTTGTTATTGATGCTCTTATCGGAACAGGTGGCACTGCAGACCTCCGGGAGCCCATCAGCAGGTGGACACGCCTGGTTAATAGTAAAAAGGCTTACGTTCTCTCGGTTGACGTACCAACTGGTCTTGACAGTGCTACCGGACGAAGGCACCCGGATACCGTTCGGGCTGATACAACGATAACAATGGAAACAATTAAACTGGGGATGTTAACAGCAGGCGGACGTGAAGTGTGTGGGACAATACATGTTGTCCCCATTGGTGCTCCGCCCGGTCTGGCCCGACAGCACGCCATTGGTTCAAGTCTGGATACGGGAGATCTTCGGCAACTCCTGCCTGAGCGCAGGTCTGGAACGCATAAATACACGTATGGACATGTGCTGGTTGTTGCCGGGAACAGGGCAATGCGTGGCGCTGCAGCCTTGTGTGCCGAAGCAGCTCTGCGTACAGGTGCAGGGGTTGTAACACTGGCCACCGACCACCCCCATCCGCTGTTGCCAAGAGAGATCATGGTAGTGCCATTGAACCAGGCTGAACAGATGCTGGGAAAGGTCACAACCATTGTTGCAGGTCCGGGATTTGGCACAGACGAGGATCGGCTTGGGATGCTCACACGGCTTCTGAACAATGCACATGATATTCCGCGGATCATTGATGCCGATGGATTACGCTGTATTCCGGAAATGCGTGGCAATATGCAGAACTGTATTCTAACGCCGCATCCGGGGGAGTTTAACCAACTATGTGATGCGCTCGGTTTGGAGCATGCATCGAAATCAGCCGAGATCACGTCAGTCGTAAACACCGTCCGTACACTTGCCTCACACCTTGGCTGTACAGTACATCTAAAATCTGTTCCTCCGGTAACCGTGTCTGGCTCAGATGTTCGTTTTTGCAGTACGGGCAACCCTGCACTTGCCACGGCAGGTACCGGTGATGTACTGGCGGGCATGATAGCCGGACTTGTAGCCCAAGGGGTACTGGGAATAGATGCAGCTTCCCTGGGTGCGTATTTGCACGGACTTACTGCAGATGTGTGGGTACAGAGCAGGGCGGAAGAATCGATGCTTGCCGGTGACGTAATCAGACTGCTTGGTACCGTAATGAAGAACAACAATGAAAAAGGCAAATAA
- the lptB gene encoding LPS export ABC transporter ATP-binding protein: MTQGSTLKATALKKVYRKRVVVKESTLQVSQGEVVGLLGPNGAGKTTTFYMIVGMVRPEKGTVELDARNITRIPMYKRARMGLAYLPQEPSIFRMLSVEQNIMAVLQLRRMKSAERRNTLNQLIEEFGLTHIRKSKGYMLSGGERRRCEIARALATNPKFILLDEPFAGIDPLAVEDIMVIVRKLKEKGLGVLITDHNVHETLSITDRAYILIDGTMFINGTAEEVASNPEVRKLYLGEQFKLERY; encoded by the coding sequence ATGACGCAAGGGTCAACCCTGAAAGCAACGGCACTCAAAAAGGTCTATCGCAAACGAGTTGTCGTAAAAGAAAGTACCCTGCAGGTAAGCCAGGGTGAAGTTGTTGGTTTGCTTGGCCCCAATGGTGCAGGCAAAACCACAACGTTCTATATGATCGTTGGCATGGTGCGTCCGGAAAAAGGAACAGTAGAACTGGATGCAAGAAATATAACCCGGATCCCGATGTATAAACGGGCACGGATGGGGTTGGCATACCTTCCGCAAGAGCCTAGTATCTTCAGAATGCTCTCCGTTGAACAGAATATTATGGCTGTACTACAGCTCCGCCGCATGAAGTCAGCCGAGCGGCGAAACACACTCAATCAACTTATTGAGGAATTTGGTTTAACCCATATTCGCAAAAGCAAGGGGTATATGCTTTCAGGGGGCGAGAGGCGACGGTGCGAAATTGCACGTGCCCTTGCAACCAATCCAAAGTTTATTTTATTGGATGAGCCGTTTGCCGGTATCGACCCGCTGGCTGTTGAAGATATCATGGTAATTGTGCGAAAGCTAAAGGAAAAGGGGCTTGGCGTTCTGATTACCGATCACAACGTTCACGAAACCCTGTCAATTACTGATAGAGCATACATCCTGATTGACGGTACGATGTTTATCAATGGTACAGCCGAAGAGGTGGCGAGCAACCCGGAGGTTCGGAAACTGTACCTTGGCGAGCAGTTTAAACTGGAACGATATTAA
- a CDS encoding trypsin-like peptidase domain-containing protein, with protein sequence MLPFISTTMRLSVFFLVVLSVGACAKTPADSPRSAKQANTVPSVYTRAEDILTASRHNAITRAVEVCSPAVVGINVTEVREEVYRSPFFFDDPYFERFFGGPQTRTRRYSVKGVGSGFIISSDGYILTNDHVAGNATKIVVTMVDGTKHDATVVGTDKVADVTLLKIDARNLPYLKLANSDSVLVGEWSVAFGNPFGLFTMNAKPTVTVGVISNKGVSFTQPDEQGEDRVYKNMIQTDAAISSGNSGGPLVNANGDVIGINTVIYSTAQSSRGAGSIGIGFAIPINRVKAVVDKLQQDGTIDRNFWTGLKVTPIDEETAEYYGISRTDGVLVMRIAGNSPADRAGIEPGDVITAIDGEPVLTMENLNVAVLDAVAGQKLRFTVDRGGVLKDFLVTLSKPPKQ encoded by the coding sequence ATGTTACCGTTTATTTCAACCACAATGCGTTTGAGTGTTTTCTTTCTTGTTGTATTGTCTGTAGGGGCTTGTGCCAAGACTCCGGCAGATAGTCCGCGGTCCGCAAAGCAGGCCAACACCGTACCTTCGGTTTACACCCGGGCCGAGGATATTCTGACTGCTTCGCGGCATAATGCCATCACACGGGCCGTCGAGGTTTGCTCTCCGGCTGTGGTAGGGATTAATGTTACCGAAGTCCGAGAAGAAGTGTACCGGTCTCCGTTCTTTTTTGATGATCCGTATTTCGAACGATTCTTTGGTGGACCGCAGACCAGAACGCGTCGCTACAGCGTGAAAGGTGTTGGTTCGGGGTTCATTATTTCAAGTGATGGCTACATTCTTACGAACGACCATGTTGCCGGGAATGCTACCAAAATTGTCGTTACCATGGTTGACGGTACTAAACATGATGCAACGGTTGTTGGTACCGATAAAGTAGCCGATGTTACCCTGCTTAAAATTGATGCCAGGAACCTGCCGTATTTAAAGCTTGCCAATAGTGATAGTGTGCTGGTAGGGGAATGGAGCGTGGCGTTTGGGAACCCGTTCGGACTGTTCACAATGAACGCCAAACCAACGGTAACGGTTGGTGTAATTAGCAATAAGGGAGTGAGCTTTACCCAGCCCGACGAGCAGGGTGAAGACCGCGTGTACAAGAACATGATTCAAACCGATGCGGCCATCTCGTCCGGGAACTCCGGCGGACCTCTGGTAAATGCCAATGGCGATGTGATTGGAATCAATACAGTGATTTACTCAACTGCTCAGAGCTCCCGCGGCGCCGGCAGTATCGGGATTGGCTTTGCAATTCCGATAAACCGGGTTAAAGCCGTTGTTGATAAACTGCAGCAGGATGGTACGATTGACAGGAATTTCTGGACCGGGCTAAAGGTAACTCCGATCGACGAAGAGACTGCCGAGTACTATGGTATTAGCCGAACGGATGGCGTGCTGGTAATGCGCATTGCCGGTAACAGCCCTGCTGATAGAGCGGGAATCGAACCAGGCGACGTGATTACTGCGATTGACGGTGAGCCTGTTCTTACAATGGAAAACCTTAATGTTGCCGTTCTTGATGCCGTGGCTGGACAAAAACTAAGGTTTACCGTTGACAGAGGCGGCGTGTTGAAGGACTTTCTTGTAACATTATCAAAACCTCCGAAACAATGA
- the miaA gene encoding tRNA (adenosine(37)-N6)-dimethylallyltransferase MiaA — MNSNPTTVVVIGGPTAAGKTQVALQLAQHVPVEVVCADSRQVYAMLDIGTAKPTLQEMQTCPHHLFSVVDPANTVTAGEYATWVRTIIATHADPATVLLLVGGTGLYIQAALDGLSSHGRNTSQSTRDFVNSERERLGATGLYQWLQKVDPAAAAHYPDKNPRRVQRALEFILENDRPFSEILETPADAVQANVHYFSIYLDTSELNKRIEDRCNAMWNDGIVEETQNLLSHGIQPQQQSLRTIGYEQVLQYLGYGEQLSRTDAIERHIVATRQYAKRQRTWFRSDTRYQWLHAATAVSQILHNIAVTVCVLALLAIGHVTAAPAATDSTRLPPLPAIPTQFDSAQAIALFKKYADSVLNSDAFKGADVSCQIWNLRTNKLLFERNPTQNLTPASTTKLFTTAAAYHALGSGGALVTELRMNGRLNSDGVLDGDLYLVGCGDAMLSVNDMEYLADQAYRMGLRKVRGKLYADDSFFDHVGNRAVYSGDFEDVQHTAPVYPLSLNEGSVSVVVSASRKGTVSVQVLPNTTAVVVQVAPAVRQNRRRKKRSSLSVSQTVLKDGRVQITVTGAPRPNRTQTFHITVQKPALVAVGVLESRLQAGGIQVNAGIGVKAAPQSSRILSQIQRPLSEYCSVVNKRSHNFYAEQLFKFVGGRYGGRTNTADVARKAILATLDSLRVPHRGMILNDGSGLSRRNRVCAATEVDLLKAVWKQPYGTEFYHTLSVAGVDGTIRRRLAGTIAAEYVFAKTGTLRNTSSLAGYAVTLDGEDWCFSIISNGPNPSAYKKAENLLAIRMAGFSYNPLVTERTPVSGSKLRYERGSGTGSSEDEFIDDGSEE; from the coding sequence GTGAATAGTAATCCTACCACTGTTGTGGTTATAGGCGGGCCAACAGCAGCCGGGAAAACTCAGGTTGCGTTGCAACTGGCTCAGCACGTGCCGGTTGAGGTTGTTTGTGCTGACTCCCGCCAGGTTTACGCTATGCTCGATATTGGAACTGCAAAGCCAACGCTGCAGGAAATGCAAACCTGTCCGCACCATTTGTTTTCAGTTGTTGATCCAGCCAATACCGTAACTGCCGGCGAATACGCAACATGGGTTCGCACGATTATTGCCACTCATGCCGATCCGGCTACCGTGCTTCTGCTGGTTGGCGGTACCGGGCTCTATATTCAGGCTGCTCTTGATGGGCTTTCCTCACACGGCAGAAACACGTCACAGTCAACCAGAGATTTTGTGAATTCAGAGCGTGAACGCCTTGGTGCCACGGGATTGTACCAGTGGCTGCAGAAGGTTGATCCCGCTGCCGCAGCTCACTATCCGGATAAAAATCCGCGCCGGGTTCAGAGAGCTCTTGAATTTATCCTCGAGAATGACAGACCATTTTCAGAAATTCTTGAGACTCCGGCGGATGCAGTCCAGGCAAACGTACACTACTTTAGTATTTATCTGGACACGAGCGAACTCAATAAACGAATCGAAGATCGGTGTAATGCAATGTGGAATGATGGAATAGTCGAGGAAACACAAAATTTGCTGTCACATGGAATCCAACCACAACAACAGAGTTTACGCACAATTGGATACGAACAGGTTTTGCAGTACCTTGGCTATGGAGAACAGTTAAGTCGTACAGATGCCATTGAACGTCACATTGTTGCCACACGCCAGTATGCCAAACGTCAGCGAACCTGGTTCCGCAGCGATACCCGGTATCAGTGGCTTCATGCAGCAACAGCGGTATCGCAGATCCTGCATAACATCGCTGTCACCGTCTGTGTTCTTGCATTACTGGCCATCGGCCACGTAACTGCAGCTCCTGCTGCTACCGATTCCACACGGTTACCACCACTGCCAGCCATACCCACTCAGTTTGATTCGGCACAGGCAATTGCATTATTTAAGAAATATGCCGACTCAGTTCTTAATTCAGATGCATTTAAAGGGGCTGATGTCAGTTGTCAGATTTGGAACCTGCGAACAAACAAACTTCTCTTCGAGCGAAACCCGACCCAGAATCTTACGCCGGCTAGTACAACAAAACTATTTACAACGGCAGCCGCCTACCACGCTTTGGGCAGTGGAGGCGCACTGGTTACTGAACTCAGGATGAACGGGCGTTTAAACAGTGATGGCGTTTTGGACGGTGACCTGTACCTGGTTGGATGCGGTGATGCAATGCTCAGCGTAAATGATATGGAATACCTGGCTGATCAGGCATACAGGATGGGCCTGCGCAAAGTACGCGGGAAACTGTATGCCGATGATAGCTTTTTTGACCATGTGGGAAACCGTGCTGTTTATAGTGGAGATTTTGAAGATGTTCAGCATACGGCGCCGGTTTATCCCCTATCGCTCAATGAGGGGTCGGTCTCGGTAGTCGTTTCGGCATCCCGCAAAGGTACTGTTTCGGTGCAGGTACTCCCCAATACCACAGCCGTCGTTGTACAGGTTGCTCCCGCCGTTCGTCAGAACCGCCGTCGGAAGAAACGTTCCTCTCTATCTGTTAGCCAGACCGTTCTAAAGGATGGACGAGTTCAAATTACCGTTACCGGTGCTCCGCGGCCTAATCGTACACAAACCTTTCATATCACGGTACAAAAGCCTGCTCTGGTGGCGGTTGGTGTTCTTGAATCCAGGCTTCAGGCTGGCGGAATTCAGGTTAACGCCGGTATTGGTGTTAAGGCTGCTCCGCAGAGTTCCAGGATACTTTCCCAGATACAGCGTCCATTGAGTGAATATTGTTCCGTAGTCAACAAACGCAGTCATAACTTTTATGCTGAGCAGCTGTTCAAGTTTGTTGGTGGACGTTACGGTGGCAGAACAAACACCGCTGACGTTGCACGAAAAGCTATTCTTGCCACCCTGGATTCTCTAAGAGTGCCGCATCGCGGAATGATTCTCAATGACGGGAGCGGACTCTCGCGGCGTAACCGTGTATGCGCAGCTACAGAGGTTGATTTGCTGAAGGCTGTCTGGAAGCAGCCGTACGGCACGGAGTTCTATCACACTCTATCGGTGGCCGGTGTTGATGGCACCATCCGCAGACGGCTGGCCGGTACCATTGCGGCAGAATATGTATTTGCAAAAACAGGAACTCTGCGCAACACCAGCTCCTTGGCGGGGTATGCTGTCACCCTTGATGGCGAGGACTGGTGCTTTTCAATCATCAGCAACGGCCCCAACCCGTCGGCCTATAAAAAGGCCGAAAACCTGCTCGCCATTAGGATGGCAGGGTTCTCGTACAACCCCTTGGTTACCGAACGGACACCGGTATCTGGCAGTAAACTTCGATACGAAAGGGGCTCAGGCACGGGAAGCTCGGAAGACGAATTTATAGATGACGGCAGTGAAGAGTAG
- a CDS encoding TonB-dependent receptor, which produces MFFLYIVLVLLSAVTASAVDLYGTITNRTSGQPVVAATVRIHGLQKGAVTDTAGKFKIAGLPTGVFSLVASRIGYKPSTITITLTDNTEHVVLTMLEASIVKQDVIVSASRRVQAVQDVPISVSTLNSSDVAERSITRLDDALRYVSGVSVVKDQVNIRGSSGFALGVGNRTMVLLDGFPLMSGDNGDIKFDVMPVSDIGRIEIIKGAGSALYGTGALGGVVTMFTAKPPAGTTITGRGFAGTYSKPRYSEWNYRASAPLSSGLDIRLTHSTPEITVSGSAAIRSDEGYRDFDKSLDGIAFGKFQWNLGANNHLTAFALYATHTGENFLYWKDLRYATFPPDAQDREQLLRSGKLAGGLEWAAFLDNRTTLTVRAGIFRTEFGNLINNVMQDSNHSVANSWNTDILATRVFSDQFTLTGGLNAKLNSVSADVYGEQFQALAAGFVQGEFSFTNGPILTLGVRLDHEKTATLPSYLELSPKFGISWHVTPSVALRASIGRGFRAPAIAERYANIRYGPFNVIPNPNLLAESSVSYEAGMHYTPEDAVLPVDIDIAVFNNELYDLIEPTFAMDDPSVPIIFQNVTRARILGAECTVRAILHPRLTAETGITGMLPTDLLTGQTLKYRNNVLWYSRAEYSITNRLQVGIDYRFQNKVEQVDDKLDAFIPNATARVPVHIVDARILYTVDIGIQQQLRLGVIGKNILDYYYAEAVANLSPTRQLLFQIEVLQP; this is translated from the coding sequence ATGTTTTTCCTGTATATCGTCTTAGTGCTGCTCTCGGCAGTAACCGCAAGCGCCGTTGATCTGTACGGGACCATTACCAACAGAACATCCGGCCAACCCGTTGTTGCCGCAACTGTCCGAATTCATGGATTACAAAAAGGAGCCGTTACTGATACAGCCGGAAAATTCAAAATCGCCGGTTTACCTACCGGTGTTTTCTCACTGGTGGCATCACGGATTGGATACAAACCAAGTACAATCACGATTACCCTTACCGACAATACCGAGCATGTTGTGCTAACAATGCTTGAAGCCAGCATCGTAAAGCAGGATGTTATTGTCTCTGCAAGCAGACGCGTGCAGGCGGTTCAGGATGTACCCATCTCTGTTTCTACCCTCAACAGCAGCGACGTTGCAGAGCGATCCATCACTCGTCTGGATGATGCTCTTCGGTACGTAAGCGGCGTTTCGGTGGTGAAAGACCAGGTAAACATCAGGGGATCCAGCGGTTTTGCTCTGGGTGTTGGCAACAGAACCATGGTCCTGCTTGATGGCTTCCCGCTGATGAGTGGCGATAATGGTGACATAAAGTTCGATGTTATGCCAGTATCCGATATCGGACGAATTGAAATTATCAAGGGGGCTGGCAGCGCTCTGTATGGTACGGGAGCTCTTGGTGGTGTTGTAACAATGTTTACGGCCAAGCCACCAGCGGGCACCACGATAACCGGTCGTGGTTTTGCCGGTACCTACTCAAAGCCTCGCTACTCAGAATGGAACTACCGTGCCAGCGCGCCTCTCAGCAGCGGACTTGATATCCGCCTCACACATTCAACGCCAGAGATAACAGTTTCCGGCAGTGCCGCAATCCGTTCCGACGAAGGATACCGTGACTTTGATAAATCGCTGGACGGCATTGCCTTCGGGAAGTTTCAGTGGAATCTTGGGGCGAACAACCACCTTACAGCATTTGCTTTGTATGCCACTCACACCGGTGAAAACTTCCTGTACTGGAAGGACCTCCGGTATGCCACCTTCCCTCCGGATGCCCAGGACAGGGAACAGCTCCTGCGTTCCGGCAAACTGGCTGGTGGCCTGGAGTGGGCTGCATTCCTGGATAACCGGACAACGCTTACTGTTCGTGCAGGGATATTCAGGACAGAGTTTGGCAACCTGATCAACAACGTCATGCAGGATTCCAATCATTCGGTGGCAAACTCATGGAACACCGATATACTGGCTACCCGTGTCTTTTCGGACCAGTTTACACTCACGGGTGGACTGAACGCTAAGCTGAACAGTGTTTCAGCCGATGTTTATGGTGAGCAGTTTCAGGCCCTGGCTGCTGGATTCGTACAGGGTGAGTTCAGCTTTACAAACGGACCCATTCTCACTCTTGGCGTACGCCTTGACCACGAGAAAACAGCCACCCTGCCCTCGTATCTGGAGCTTAGTCCCAAGTTTGGCATCAGCTGGCACGTTACTCCTTCCGTTGCCTTGCGTGCTAGCATTGGACGTGGCTTTCGGGCGCCGGCAATCGCAGAGCGCTATGCCAACATCCGTTACGGCCCCTTCAATGTTATTCCTAATCCCAACCTTTTGGCGGAAAGCTCAGTCTCGTACGAGGCAGGCATGCATTATACCCCCGAAGATGCCGTCCTGCCAGTTGATATCGACATCGCAGTATTTAATAACGAACTATACGATTTAATAGAACCAACGTTTGCAATGGATGATCCGTCGGTTCCGATCATCTTTCAGAATGTAACCCGAGCCAGAATACTTGGTGCTGAGTGTACCGTCCGTGCCATCCTGCATCCGCGGCTTACTGCTGAAACCGGGATTACCGGTATGCTGCCTACCGATCTGCTGACCGGACAGACACTAAAGTATCGGAATAACGTACTGTGGTACAGCAGGGCCGAGTACTCCATTACCAATAGGCTCCAGGTTGGGATTGACTATAGATTCCAAAACAAGGTAGAGCAGGTTGATGATAAACTGGATGCCTTTATTCCTAATGCAACCGCTCGGGTCCCGGTCCATATTGTTGATGCACGAATCTTGTACACAGTTGATATTGGAATACAGCAACAGTTGCGGCTTGGTGTGATTGGCAAGAATATTTTGGATTATTACTATGCCGAAGCAGTTGCCAACCTTAGCCCTACCCGGCAACTCCTCTTCCAGATCGAAGTACTCCAGCCTTAA
- the vanZ gene encoding VanZ family protein: MKKANKLTVIPLGALTVLIFVLSSFPGNELPPLDFYLGDKLAHVSVFFVYGLACQLAIIGWKPAASRKKVRLYSLILGALWGALDEVHQSFVLNRDASVYDWLADISGLALSLLFTAVIYKFVFRASRA; this comes from the coding sequence ATGAAAAAGGCAAATAAACTTACCGTCATCCCATTAGGTGCACTAACGGTTCTCATCTTCGTTCTGAGTTCATTCCCGGGAAACGAGCTTCCGCCTCTGGACTTTTATCTGGGTGATAAACTGGCCCACGTAAGCGTATTTTTTGTGTACGGTCTGGCATGCCAGCTTGCGATTATTGGCTGGAAACCTGCTGCGTCACGCAAGAAGGTACGTTTGTATTCGCTAATCCTTGGAGCTCTGTGGGGCGCCCTTGATGAAGTGCACCAGAGCTTTGTCCTGAATCGTGATGCAAGTGTGTATGACTGGCTAGCCGATATTTCCGGCCTTGCATTGTCGCTACTCTTCACTGCCGTCATCTATAAATTCGTCTTCCGAGCTTCCCGTGCCTGA